From a single Streptomyces sp. 1331.2 genomic region:
- a CDS encoding alpha-hydroxy acid oxidase produces the protein MSAHGTGRDPVRLEEFAELARRTLPREVWDFIEGGSGEELTLAANRSALDRIGIVPRVLAGAAGSDTEAELLGARAALPVAVAPMAYQRLVHPEGELATARAAAAAGVPFTVSTLSSQPVEAVTALGGTTWFQLYCQQDPAATTELVRRAEEAGCAALMVTVDVPSMGRRLRDLRNGFALPTDVAAVHLDPAGTRRARERQPGVSAVAQHTAETFARSLGWDDLARLRGETRLPLIVKGILDPGDAATAASVGADAVVVSNHGGRQLDGAVASVDMLPAVREAVPARCQVLLDSGIRGGTDVLKALALGASGVLLGRPVLWGLAADGEEGVRRVLRLLRTELHSALELSGCTGPADAPWLSVRGAAR, from the coding sequence GCGACCCCGTACGGCTGGAGGAGTTCGCCGAACTCGCCCGCCGGACACTGCCCCGGGAGGTCTGGGACTTCATCGAAGGCGGCAGCGGCGAGGAACTGACCCTGGCCGCCAACCGCTCCGCACTGGACCGGATCGGGATCGTGCCCCGGGTCCTCGCCGGCGCGGCGGGGAGCGACACCGAGGCCGAACTCCTCGGCGCCCGCGCGGCCCTGCCGGTCGCCGTCGCACCGATGGCGTACCAGCGGCTGGTCCACCCCGAGGGCGAACTCGCCACCGCCCGCGCGGCCGCGGCCGCGGGCGTGCCGTTCACCGTGAGCACGCTGAGCAGCCAACCGGTCGAGGCCGTCACCGCGCTGGGCGGCACCACCTGGTTCCAGCTCTACTGCCAGCAGGACCCGGCGGCCACCACGGAGCTGGTCCGGCGCGCCGAGGAAGCCGGCTGCGCGGCGCTGATGGTCACCGTGGACGTGCCCTCGATGGGCCGGCGGCTGCGCGACCTGCGCAACGGCTTCGCGCTGCCCACCGACGTGGCGGCCGTCCACCTCGACCCGGCCGGTACCCGCCGGGCCCGGGAGCGGCAGCCCGGTGTCTCGGCCGTGGCGCAACACACGGCCGAGACCTTCGCCCGCTCCCTGGGCTGGGACGATCTCGCCCGGCTCCGCGGCGAGACGCGGCTGCCCCTGATCGTCAAGGGGATCCTCGATCCGGGCGACGCCGCCACCGCAGCCTCCGTCGGCGCCGACGCCGTCGTCGTCTCCAACCACGGCGGCCGCCAACTGGACGGCGCAGTGGCCAGCGTGGACATGCTGCCCGCCGTACGCGAAGCCGTCCCCGCCCGCTGCCAGGTGCTGCTGGACAGCGGGATCCGCGGCGGCACCGACGTCCTCAAGGCCCTGGCACTCGGCGCGAGCGGCGTCCTGCTGGGCCGCCCCGTCCTGTGGGGCCTGGCCGCCGACGGCGAGGAGGGGGTGAGGCGGGTCCTGCGCCTGCTGCGCACCGAGCTGCACTCCGCCCTGGAGCTGTCCGGCTGCACCGGCCCGGCCGACGCACCGTGGCTCTCGGTCCGGGGGGCGGCCCGATGA
- a CDS encoding aminotransferase-like domain-containing protein, giving the protein MTAPVVLDRADLHASLADPALLSMNFLNEVAGRFPEAVSFAPGRPTEDLFDPADLHRYLDTYCRHLAEHKGYDEARVRRELFQYGRTKGIVHELIARQLERDEGITVDPEAIVVTVGAQEALWLVLRALRATDRDVVLAVDPTYVGLTGAARLVDLPVRPVHEGPRGVRPEDVLERIREVRAAGERPRALYLVPDFSNPSGHSMDVRTRHRLLEIAAQEDILLLEDNPYGYFRAAESDRPPTLKALDTGQRVVYLGSLAKTCFPGARVGFAVADQRVVGSEETLLADELSRAKSMVTVNTSPVSQALVGGMLLEHGGSLLHANRRQIGIYRRNLGRLLQGLHRRFAELPGVRWNTPAGGFFVVLTVPFPVTDELLEHAAVRHGVLFTPMRHFSDNDRTHRQLRLSCSSLTPDQIETGLDRLAALVAECTSTPGA; this is encoded by the coding sequence ATGACCGCACCCGTGGTGCTGGACCGCGCGGATCTGCACGCCTCGCTCGCCGACCCGGCCCTGCTGTCGATGAACTTCCTCAACGAGGTGGCCGGGCGCTTCCCCGAGGCGGTCTCCTTCGCCCCCGGCCGGCCCACCGAGGACCTCTTCGACCCGGCCGATCTGCACCGCTACCTCGACACCTACTGCCGCCACCTGGCCGAGCACAAGGGCTACGACGAGGCCCGGGTGCGGCGGGAGCTGTTCCAGTACGGCCGCACCAAGGGAATCGTCCACGAACTCATCGCCCGTCAGCTCGAACGGGACGAGGGCATCACCGTGGACCCGGAGGCCATCGTGGTCACCGTGGGCGCCCAGGAGGCCCTGTGGCTGGTGCTGCGCGCCCTGCGCGCAACCGACCGTGACGTCGTGCTCGCGGTGGACCCCACCTACGTCGGCCTGACCGGCGCCGCCCGGCTGGTGGACCTGCCCGTGCGGCCGGTCCACGAAGGCCCCCGGGGTGTCCGCCCCGAGGACGTGCTGGAGCGGATCCGGGAGGTCCGCGCGGCGGGTGAGCGGCCCCGGGCGCTGTACCTGGTGCCCGACTTCTCCAACCCCAGCGGCCACTCCATGGACGTGCGGACCCGTCACCGGCTGCTGGAGATCGCCGCCCAGGAGGACATCCTGCTCCTGGAGGACAACCCCTACGGCTACTTCCGGGCAGCCGAGAGCGACAGGCCCCCGACGCTGAAGGCGCTCGACACCGGGCAGCGCGTGGTCTACCTCGGGTCGCTGGCGAAGACCTGCTTCCCCGGCGCCCGGGTGGGATTCGCCGTGGCGGACCAGCGCGTCGTGGGCTCGGAGGAGACCCTGCTCGCCGACGAGCTGTCGCGGGCCAAGAGCATGGTCACCGTCAACACCTCACCGGTGAGCCAGGCCCTGGTGGGAGGCATGCTGCTGGAACACGGCGGCAGCCTGCTGCACGCCAACCGGCGCCAGATCGGCATCTACCGGCGCAACCTCGGCCGACTCCTCCAGGGCCTGCACCGACGCTTCGCCGAACTGCCCGGGGTGCGCTGGAACACCCCCGCGGGCGGCTTCTTCGTGGTGCTCACCGTGCCGTTCCCCGTCACCGACGAACTGCTCGAACACGCCGCCGTACGGCACGGCGTGCTCTTCACCCCGATGCGCCACTTCAGTGACAACGACCGCACCCACCGCCAACTACGCCTGTCCTGCAGCTCCTTGACCCCCGACCAGATCGAGACGGGGCTGGACCGGCTGGCCGCGCTGGTCGCCGAGTGCACCTCGACGCCGGGTGCCTGA